The Daucus carota subsp. sativus chromosome 7, DH1 v3.0, whole genome shotgun sequence genome window below encodes:
- the LOC108193616 gene encoding formamidopyrimidine-DNA glycosylase isoform X2 codes for MPELPEVEAARRAIEDNCIGKKIIRALIADDSKVIDAVSPSDFQASLVGKTIVAAHRKGKNMWLQLDSPPFPTFQFGMAGAIYIKGVAVTKYKRSAVNDTDEWPSKYSKVFMELDDGLELSFTDKRRFAKVRLLENPVSALPISELGPDALFEPMTAEDFFKSLSSKKTGIKALLLDQSYISGIGNWIADEVLYQARIHPLQISASISKESCFALHQCIKEVIQFAVEVDADCGRFPNQWLFHFRWGKKPGKISGKKIEFINAGGRTSAFVPELQKLPDSQAAKAPVRSRKTPMKDEDVDDSDDAGGPEEQVQEDAKHVELKGKNTTKKGKKPPAKEKNTVNDSRGAAVEVRSRGKNPSTKGKHQEDEKDVVDQKKKTRGGKKLPAKRKSLESDDEHDDDGVDRDDDKEDQEIIKEEKSKAKKETGKTGKQPKKRSR; via the exons ATGCCAGAGCTCCCAGAGGTAGAAGCGGCTCGAAGAGCCATCGAAGATAATTGCATCGGAAAAAAGATAATCCGAGCTCTGATCGCCGACGATTCCAAAGTGATCGACGCCGTTTCTCCTTCCGATTTCCAAGCCTCTCTCGTCGGCAAAACAATCGTCGCCGCTCATCGCAAAGGCAAAAACATGTGGCTCCAGCTCGATTCACCTCCTTTTCCTACCTTTCAATTCG GTATGGCTGGAGCTATATATATTAAAGGAGTTGCTGTTACTAAATATAAGAG GTCTGCTGTGAATGACACTGATGAGTGGCCTTCCAAATATTCCAAGGTTTTTATGGAA CTTGATGATGGTTTGGAGTTATCGTTCACTGATAAGAGGCGGTTTGCTAAAGTTCGCTTACTCGAAAAT CCAGTCTCTGCGTTACCTATATCTGAGCTTGGTCCTGATGCACTCTTTGAACCTATGACAGCAGAAGACTTCTTTAAATCTCTTAGCAGTAAAAAGACTGGAATTAAAGCTCTTCTACTGGACCAG AGTTACATTTCAGGCATTGGCAATTGGATTGCTGATGAAGTGTTATACCAA GCAAGAATTCATCCACTGCAAATCAGTGCAAGCATATCGAAAGAAAGTTGCTTCGCACTGCACCAGTGCATTAAAGAG GTTATTCAGTTTGCGGTTGAAGTTGATGCTGACTGCGGCCGTTTTCCAAATCAATGGTTGTTTCATTTTCGATGGGGCAAAAAACCTGGAAAAATAAGTG GGAAGAAAATCGAATTTATTAATGCTGGAGGCAGA ACATCAGCTTTTGTACCAGAGTTGCAAAAATTGCCTGATAGTCAAGCTGCTAAAGCACCAGTTAGATCTCGTAAAACCCCTATGAAAGACGAGGATGTGGATGATAGTGACGACGCCGGTGGTCCTGAAGAACAAGTTCAGGAGGATGCAAAACATGTGGAGCTGAAAGGAAAAAACACTACCAAGAAAGGCAAAAAGCCTCCTGCAAAGGAAAAGAATACAGTAAATGATAGCAGGGGAGCCGCTGTTGAAGTGCGAAGTAGAGGCAAGAATCCTTCAACAAAAGGAAAACATCAGGAAGATGAAAAGGATGTTGTAGACCAGAAAAAGAAAACCCGAGGAGGTAAGAAATTGCCTGCAAAAAGAAAGTCGCTGGAAAGTGATGACGAGCATGATGATGATGGTGTTGATAGGGATGATGACAAGGAGGATCAAGAGATCATAAAGGAAGAAAAAAGCAAGGCAAAGAAGGAAACAGGCAAAACGGGCAAGCAGCCAAAGAAGAGATCAAGATAG
- the LOC108193978 gene encoding protein FAR1-RELATED SEQUENCE 6: protein MEEFPLDGDQAALGQASEAMEEENGEEVPIDAQNVDNEKRKAFVPPAAGMEFESYDDAYNYYNCYAKEAGFSVRVKNSWFKRNSREKYGAVLCCSSQGFKRIKDVNRLRRETRTGCPAMLRMKLVDSKRWRIIEVTLDHNHSLGTKAYKSPKKMNPGSKRKLHTNSDTETQTIKLYRALVIDAGGTSNSKSDAREDRSCSDHPDHLNLRKGDTQAIYNYFCRMQLTNPNFFYVTDLNSGGRLRNVFWLDARCKAAVNYFNDAVFFDNTYLANKYEIPLVAFVGMNQHGQSVLLGCGLLAGETIESYVWLFNAWLTCTSGQSPQTIITERCKILQSAVAEVFPNALHRFGLSHIMKKVPEKLGGLRNYDAIRKALTKAVYEALKPFDFEASWAFMIQHFGVGDHEWIRSLYDDRMRWVPAYLKETYFAGMAAARPGETHNAFFDKYVHKQTPLKEFLDKYELALHKKHKEEVQADQESRESIPTLKTRCSFEVQLSKVYTSEIFKKFQLEVEEMYSCFSTTQVHVDGAIIIFLVKERVLAEGNRREIRDYEVLYNRAASEVRCICSCFNFYGYLCRHALSVLNFNGVEEIPWTYILSRWRKDYKRTFLPDQLSNYNDAANQIQKVAHLYRSALQVVEEGVISKEHCKAALQAIEDSVHRVHDLEALML, encoded by the coding sequence ATGGAGGAATTTCCGCTTGATGGAGATCAAGCGGCTTTGGGTCAGGCCAGTGAAGCTATGGAAGAGGAAAATGGTGAGGAAGTTCCTATAGATGCTCAAAATGTTGACAATGAAAAAAGGAAGGCGTTTGTCCCACCTGCTGCAGGCATGGAATTTGAGTCATATGATGATGCTTACAACTATTATAATTGTTACGCGAAGGAGGCGGGGTTTAGTGTAAGAGTTAAAAATTCATGGTTTAAAAGAAATAGTAGAGAGAAGTATGGTGCAGTTTTATGCTGCAGCAGTCAGGGTTTCAAAAGAATTAAAGATGTCAACCGTTTAAGAAGGGAAACAAGAACCGGTTGTCCTGCAATGCTAAGGATGAAACTAGTGGATTCTAAGAGGTGGAGGATAATTGAAGTAACTCTCGACCATAACCACTCGTTAGGTACAAAGGCCTACAAGTCACCGAAGAAGATGAACCCTGGAAGCAAGAGGAAGCTGCATACAAATTCTGATACAGAAACACAGACAATAAAGTTGTATAGAGCACTTGTTATAGATGCAGGAGGCACTAGCaactccaagtctgatgctaGAGAAGATAGAAGTTGTTCTGATCATCCTGATCACTTGAACTTGAGGAAAGGTGACACTCAAGCCATTTACAATTATTTTTGTCGTATGCAGTTGACTAACCCAAACTTTTTTTATGTGACGGATCTTAATAGTGGTGGGCGTCTGAGAAACGTGTTCTGGTTAGATGCTAGGTGTAAGGCTGcagttaattattttaatgatgcagttttttttgacaatacaTATTTggcaaataaatatgaaatccCGCTCGTGGCATTTGTTGGAATGAATCAGCATGGTCAATCAGTATTACTGGGTTGTGGCCTGCTTGCTGGTGAGACCATAGAGTCTTATGTTTGGCTATTTAATGCATGGCTTACCTGCACATCTGGACAATCTCCCCAGACCATAATAACTGAGAGATGCAAGATTTTGCAGAGTGCAGTTGCGGAGGTATTTCCAAATGCTCTACATCGTTTTGGTTTGTCGCACATCATGAAAAAAGTTCCAGAAAAGTTGGGAGGACTCCGCAACTATGATGCTATTAGAAAGGCATTAACTAAAGCAGTTTATGAGGCCTTGAAACCTTTTGATTTTGAAGCTTCGTGGGCATTTATGATTCAGCATTTTGGTGTTGGTGATCATGAGTGGATTCGGTCCTTGTATGACGATCGAATGCGGTGGGTTCCTGCTTACCTAAAAGAAACTTATTTTGCTGGAATGGCTGCTGCACGACCCGGTGAGACCCACAAtgcattttttgataaatatgtcCATAAACAAACTCCTTTGAAAGAGTTTCTGGACAAGTACGAATTAGCTTTACACAAGAAGCACAAGGAGGAAGTACAAGCAGATCAGGAATCGAGAGAGTCAATTCCTACACTGAAAACAAGATGTTCTTTTGAAGTTCAGCTATCGAAAGTGTATACTAGTGAAATCTTTAAGAAGTTTCAGTTAGAAGTCGAGGAAATGTATTCTTGCTTCAGTACTACCCAAGTGCATGTTGACGGGGCAATTATAATATTCTTGGTGAAGGAGCGTGTCTTGGCTGAAGGAAATAGGAGAGAGATTAGGGATTATGAAGTTCTGTACAATAGAGCAGCATCAGAAGTTCGCTGCATATGTAGCTGTTTTAACTTCTATGGTTATTTATGTCGCCATGCATTGTCAGTGCTTAACTTTAACGGGGTGGAGGAGATCCCTTGGACATACATTCTATCAAGATGGAGGAAAGATTACAAGCGTACATTTCTTCCAGATCAGTTGTCCAATTACAATGATGCTGCCAACCAGATTCAAAAGGTTGCTCACCTTTATAGAAGTGCATTGCAAGTTGTGGAGGAGGGGGTGATTTCAAAGGAACACTGCAAGGCTGCTTTGCAGGCAATTGAAGATTCAGTTCATAGAGTTCATGATTTAGAAGCACTAATGCTATAA
- the LOC108194944 gene encoding zinc finger BED domain-containing protein DAYSLEEPER-like, which translates to METANENNEQPNSIKRKKSIVWDYFTVQEISTDCKKAFCNQCKKSFAYVTDSKLAGTSHLKRHIKDGICPVERQKNQGMTQVNSSTPLKTDGEKRTTLPRKRDTSMPVSAPVHEIARMIMLHEYPLDMVEHTGFNEFLQAMQPQVNMLNTDSIQEECLSIYASEKQRISDLLNGSLGRVNLTLDLWASQRSLGYVLLTGYFIDSDWKLQRRILNVVMLPFPDSESAFNHAVVACINDWDLDDKLFSLTCDQSFAAEAVRRNLRGLLSIKNPLVLGGQLLLGNCYARVISHLALDALSSMVKTIKKVRNSVKYVKTAKGCEAKFIELKQKLQNPSTKSLIIDDRTKWDTTYHMLVAVSELKEVFSCLDTSDLDYKQTLSTEEWEQLEILCSYLKLFFNASNILTSPACPTSDIFFHEVWKIHLELTHAAVSVDTFVSNLAKPLQERFSEYWNGCNLILAVAVTLDPRSKLELVKYSFSKIYGKDAGTWVKTVIEGIHELFLEYIALSLPAPTFVVEDCNNIESEMTQEDALVPAGEDGMSDFDVYISEIMSSQHMKSELDLYLEEPLLPRTEEGFDILAWWRENMQKYPTLSKMAADILSIPVYTVAPESVFDTETKKMNSYQSSQRPSMVQALICAKDWLKYGPLKV; encoded by the coding sequence ATGGAAACGGCTAATGAGAATAATGAACAGCCCAACAGTATCAAGAGAAAGAAGTCTATAGTCTGGGACTACTTCACAGTCCAGGAAATCAGTACTGACTGTAAGAAGGCTTTCTGCAATCAATGCAAAAAGTCATTTGCTTACGTTACTGACTCGAAGCTTGCAGGAACAAGCCATCTAAAGAGGCACATTAAGGATGGGATCTGCCCAGTTGAACGACAGAAAAATCAGGGGATGACTCAGGTTAATTCGTCTACCCCTTTAAAGACTGATGGTGAGAAACGTACAACCTTACCCAGAAAAAGGGACACAAGTATGCCTGTATCAGCACCAGTCCATGAGATTGCCAGAATGATAATGCTTCATGAATATCCACTAGATATGGTGGAGCATACTGGATTCAATGAATTTTTACAAGCTATGCAGCCTCAGGTCAATATGTTGAATACTGATTCTATCCAAGAGGAGTGTCTCAGTATTTACGCCAGTGAGAAGCAACGCATATCAGACCTTCTTAATGGGAGTTTGGGACGTGTTAACCTTACTTTGGATCTGTGGGCATCACAACGAAGCCTGGGATATGTACTTTTGACTGGCTACTTCATTGATAGCGATTGGAAATTGCAAAGGCGGATTCTTAATGTTGTCATGCTACCGTTTCCTGATTCAGAATCTGCCTTCAACCATGCCGTTGTAGCTTGCATAAATGATTGGGATTTGGATGATAAGCTATTTTCGCTAACCTGTGACCAATCTTTTGCAGCTGAAGCTGTGAGAAGGAATCTCAGAGGTCTCCTCTCAATTAAAAACCCTCTTGTTCTCGGGGGTCAGCTGTTACTTGGGAACTGTTATGCTCGGGTCATAAGTCATCTTGCTCTGGATGCTTTAAGTTCAATGGTGAAAACCATAAAGAAAGTCCGCAATAGTGTTAAGTACGTGAAAACGGCAAAAGGTTGTGAAGCAAAGTTTATAGAATTGAAGCAAAAGCTTCAAAACCCTAGCACCAAGAGCCTTATCATTGATGACCGAACAAAATGGGACACTACATATCATATGCTGGTGGCTGTTTCCGAATTGAAAGAAGTATTCTCTTGTTTGGATACATCAGATCTAGACTACAAACAAACGCTGTCGACAGAAGAGTGGGAACAGTTAGAAATTCTCTGCAGTTACTTGAAGCTTTTCTTTAATGCTTCTAATATTTTAACTTCTCCTGCCTGTCCGACTTCTGATATATTCTTCCATGAGGTGTGGaaaattcatctagaattgactCATGCAGCAGTGAGTGTGGATACTTTCGTTAGCAATCTGGCCAAACCTTTGCAAGAGAGATTCAGTGAATATTGGAATGGTTGCAATCTAATTCTTGCAGTTGCTGTGACTTTGGACCCGAGGTCAAAACTGGAGCTGGTGAAATACTCTTTCTCTAAAATTTATGGCAAGGATGCTGGAACTTGGGTCAAGACTGTAATTGAAGGTATTCACGAACTGTTTCTTGAATATATTGCGCTATCGCTTCCTGCACCAACCTTTGTGGTTGAAGACTGTAACAATATTGAAAGTGAGATGACCCAGGAAGATGCTCTTGTTCCTGCTGGTGAGGATGGTATGTCTGATTTCGATGTCTATATATCTGAGATAATGAGTAGCCAACACATGAAATCAGAGTTAGACTTGTATCTGGAAGAGCCTCTTCTGCCAAGAACAGAAGAAGGTTTTGATATCTTGGCTTGGTGGAGAGAAAACATGCAGAAGTACCCTACTCTCTCTAAAATGGCAGCTGATATCTTGTCCATTCCAGTGTACACAGTTGCTCCAGAATCAGTTTTCGACACTGAAACTAAGAAGATGAATAGCTATCAAAGCTCTCAAAGACCATCGATGGTTCAGGCTCTTATCTGTGCAAAAGATTGGCTGAAGTACGGGCCATTAAAGGTTTAA
- the LOC108193147 gene encoding glycerol kinase — translation MAKSDVFIGSLDQGTTSTRFIIYDHDAKAIGSHQVEFTQFYPEAGWVEHDPVEILESARICMTKAIEKAAADGHSVEKGLKAIGITNQRETTVIWSKSTGAPLHNAIVWMDVRTSSICRRLEKELEGGRTHFVETCGLPISTYFSALKVLWLFENVEKVKKAVESGDALFGTIDSWLIWNLTGGIDGGQHVTDVSNASRTMLMNLKTLDWDKTTLKELGIPSGILPKIVSNSEIIGKVTEGWPITGIPIAGCLGDQHAAMVGQACRKGEAKSTYGTGAFILLNTGDQMINSTHGLLSTVAFKLGPNAPTNYALEGSIAIAGAAVQWLRDGLGLIGRASEIEKLASEVDSTGGVYFVPAFNGLFAPWWRDDARGVCIGITRFTNKAHIARAVLESMCFQVKDVLDSMHKDASEVESKEKFLLRVDGGATVNNLLMQIQADILGNPVVRPADIETTALGAAYAAGLAVGVWKEEEIFSSGERMKIATTFNPILEEEKRKKKVESWCKAVSRTFDLADLSL, via the exons ATGGCGAAATCTGATGTTTTTATTGGTTCGCTTGATCAAGGGACGACGAGTACGAGGTTCATTATCTATGATCATGACGCTAAGGCCATTGGATCACACCAGGTTGAGTTCACTCAGTTTTACCCAGAAGCAGG ATGGGTGGAACATGATCCAGTTGAGATACTGGAGAGTGCGAGGATTTGTATGACGAAGGCTATTGAGAAGGCTGCTGCTGATGGTCATAGTGTTGAGAAAGGATTGAAAGCTATTGGGATTACTAATCAGAGAGAGACTACGGTTATTTGGAGCAAGTCAACTGGTGCCCCTCTTCACAATGCTATTGTTTGGATGGATGTTCGCACTAGTTCTATTTGCag GAGATTAGAGAAGGAATTAGAAGGGGGGAGAACTCATTTTGTGGAGACGTGTGGTTTACCAATAAGTACCTATTTTAGTGCTTTGAAGGTGTTATGGTTGTTTGAAAATGTTGAAAAGGTTAAGAAAGCTGTAGAAAGTGGGGATGCTTTATTTGGAACTATTGACAGCTGGTTAATTTGGAATTTGACTGGAGGGATTGATGGGGGGCAGCATGTCACTGATGTTTCAAATGCATCGAGAACGATGTTAATGAATCTTAAGACTCTTGATTGGGACAAGACGACGTTGAAAGAATTGGGAATTCCTAGCGGAATACTCCCGAAAATTGTTAGTAATTCAGAGATTATTGGGAAGGTTACAGAGGGATGGCCAATTACGGGAATACCAATTGCTGGTTGTCTTGGTGATCAGCATGCAGCTATGGTTGGCCAAGCTTGTAGGAAGGGAGAAGCGAAAAGCACTTATGGGACTGGTGCTTTCATTCTTCTAAACACTGGTGATCAGATGATTAATTCAACTCATGGGCTACTAAGCACTGTGGCGTTTAAACTTGGTCCTAATGCTCCAACAAATTATGCTCTGGAGGGATCAATTGCTATTGCTGGAGCCGCAGTTCAGTGGCTCAGAGATGGTCTTGGCCTAATTGGTAGAGCAAGTGAAATTGAAAAATTGGCATCAGAGGTTGATTCCACTGGCGGGGTTTATTTTGTGCCAGCATTCAACGGACTGTTCGCTCCTTGGTGGCGTGATGATGCTCGTGGAGTTTGTATTGGAATCACAAGGTTCACAAATAAGGCTCACATTGCTAGGGCTGTACTTGAAAGCATGTGTTTCCAGGTAAAAGATGTGTTGGACTCGATGCATAAGGATGCAAGTGAAGTGGAAAGTAAAGAAAAGTTTCTGCTTAGGGTGGATGGTGGTGCTACCGTTAATAACCTTCTAATGCAAATTCAG GCAGATATATTGGGTAACCCAGTGGTAAGACCAGCAGATATTGAAACAACGGCTCTCGGAGCTGCATACGCGGCTGGTTTAGCTGTCGGGGTCTGGAAAGAAGAGGAGATATTCTCTTCGGGTGAGAGGATGAAGATTGCTACCACTTTCAATCCAATTTTAGAggaggaaaagagaaagaaaaaggtGGAGTCATGGTGCAAAGCCGTTTCCAGGACTTTTGACTTGGCTGATCTATCTCTATAG
- the LOC108193603 gene encoding uncharacterized protein LOC108193603 has protein sequence MASTLLTPLLNLPTSSSHSSTTTSYLTFTNNISNHHPEPVFSTCYGFCRTKPSQKNRRLISVKASDNKEKAAEEESAPAFNPFGFVTDNASSRTAIQLPEVPAEDGNVGQVLYRTEDKGREYGSYIKAGEFRWFVRETGSARSDRGTVIFIHGAPTQSYSYRVVMSQMADAGFRCYAPDWLGFGFSEKPLPKYDFDYTEIEFHKELDKLLDALEVNAPFYLVVQGFLVGSFGLTWALKNPARILKLAIMNSPLTASSPIPGLFQQLRIPLLGEFTCQNAVMAERFIEAGSAYVLKLEKADVYRLPYLSSSGPGFALLEATKKTNFRDVSSQIADGFASGRWDKPILLAWGISDKYLPQSVAEEFQKVNPALIQLKLIEGAGHMPQEDWPEKVVDALKYFF, from the exons ATGGCTTCAACTCTCCTCACTCCTCTTCTCAATCTCCCAACTTCATCTTCTCATTCTTCTACAACAACTTCCTACTTGACATTTACTAataacattagtaatcatcatcCTGAGCCAGTTTTCAGCACATGCTATGGTTTCTGCAGGACAAAACCTTCACAAAAAAACAGGAGACTAATCAGTGTCAAAgcttctgacaataaagaaaaaGCAGCAGAGGAAGAGTCCGCTCCAGCGTTTAATCCTTTTGGCTTTGTCACTGATAATGCTTCCAGCAGGACTGCCATTCAGCTCCCTGAAGTCCCTGCTGAGGATGGCAACGTCGGCCAAGTTCTTTAT AGGACCGAAGACAAAGGGAGGGAATATGGTTCCTATATTAAAGCAGGAGAGTTTAGATGGTTTGTGAGAGAAACAG GCTCAGCTAGAAGTGATCGTGGTACGGTTATTTTTATACATGGCGCTCCAACACAGTCCTACAGCTATCGAGTTGTAATGTCTCAA ATGGCTGATGCTGGCTTTCGCTGCTATGCACCTGATTGGTTAGGGTTTGGTTTCAGTGAGAAGCCGCTGCCAAAATACGATTTCGACTACACTg AGATAGAGTTCCACAAGGAACTTGATAAATTACTGGATGCGCTTGAAGTTAATGCACCTTTTTACCTAGTAGTTCAG GGGTTTCTGGTGGGTTCATTTGGATTAACTTGGGCATTAAAAAATCCAGCTAGAATATTGAAGCTTGCAATTATGAACAGTCCATTGACAGCATCCTCTCCCATTCCTGGACTATTTCAACAGCTCAG AATTCCACTCCTTGGTGAATTTACCTGCCAAAATGCTGTAATGGCTGAGCGCTTTATTGAAGCAGGTAGCGC CTATGTCCTAAAGCTGGAGAAGGCTGATGTTTATCGGTTACCATATTTGTCAAGCAGCGGGCCTGGTTTTG CTTTGCTTgaagcaacaaaaaaaaccaaCTTCAGAGATGTCTCAAGTCAAATAGCAGATGGCTTTGCATCAGGAAG GTGGGACAAACCAATCTTACTTGCTTGGGGGATTTCAGACAAGTATCTTCCTCAGTCTGTGGCAGAAGAGTTTCAAAAAGTAAATCCTGCTCTTATTCAGCTAAAACTGATTGAAGGTGCTGGCCACATGCCTCAAGAGGACTG GCCTGAGAAAGTCGTTGATGCTCTAAAATATTTCTTCTGA
- the LOC108193616 gene encoding formamidopyrimidine-DNA glycosylase isoform X1, which yields MPELPEVEAARRAIEDNCIGKKIIRALIADDSKVIDAVSPSDFQASLVGKTIVAAHRKGKNMWLQLDSPPFPTFQFGMAGAIYIKGVAVTKYKRSAVNDTDEWPSKYSKVFMELDDGLELSFTDKRRFAKVRLLENPVSALPISELGPDALFEPMTAEDFFKSLSSKKTGIKALLLDQSYISGIGNWIADEVLYQARIHPLQISASISKESCFALHQCIKEVIEKAVEVGADSSQFPSSWIFHSREKKPGKAFVDGKKIEFINAGGRTSAFVPELQKLPDSQAAKAPVRSRKTPMKDEDVDDSDDAGGPEEQVQEDAKHVELKGKNTTKKGKKPPAKEKNTVNDSRGAAVEVRSRGKNPSTKGKHQEDEKDVVDQKKKTRGGKKLPAKRKSLESDDEHDDDGVDRDDDKEDQEIIKEEKSKAKKETGKTGKQPKKRSR from the exons ATGCCAGAGCTCCCAGAGGTAGAAGCGGCTCGAAGAGCCATCGAAGATAATTGCATCGGAAAAAAGATAATCCGAGCTCTGATCGCCGACGATTCCAAAGTGATCGACGCCGTTTCTCCTTCCGATTTCCAAGCCTCTCTCGTCGGCAAAACAATCGTCGCCGCTCATCGCAAAGGCAAAAACATGTGGCTCCAGCTCGATTCACCTCCTTTTCCTACCTTTCAATTCG GTATGGCTGGAGCTATATATATTAAAGGAGTTGCTGTTACTAAATATAAGAG GTCTGCTGTGAATGACACTGATGAGTGGCCTTCCAAATATTCCAAGGTTTTTATGGAA CTTGATGATGGTTTGGAGTTATCGTTCACTGATAAGAGGCGGTTTGCTAAAGTTCGCTTACTCGAAAAT CCAGTCTCTGCGTTACCTATATCTGAGCTTGGTCCTGATGCACTCTTTGAACCTATGACAGCAGAAGACTTCTTTAAATCTCTTAGCAGTAAAAAGACTGGAATTAAAGCTCTTCTACTGGACCAG AGTTACATTTCAGGCATTGGCAATTGGATTGCTGATGAAGTGTTATACCAA GCAAGAATTCATCCACTGCAAATCAGTGCAAGCATATCGAAAGAAAGTTGCTTCGCACTGCACCAGTGCATTAAAGAG GTTATTGAAAAAGCTGTCGAAGTTGGGGCTGATAGCAGTCAGTTTCCAAGTAGTTGGATATTTCATTCTCGTGAAAAAAAGCCTGGCAAAGCTTTtgttgatg GGAAGAAAATCGAATTTATTAATGCTGGAGGCAGA ACATCAGCTTTTGTACCAGAGTTGCAAAAATTGCCTGATAGTCAAGCTGCTAAAGCACCAGTTAGATCTCGTAAAACCCCTATGAAAGACGAGGATGTGGATGATAGTGACGACGCCGGTGGTCCTGAAGAACAAGTTCAGGAGGATGCAAAACATGTGGAGCTGAAAGGAAAAAACACTACCAAGAAAGGCAAAAAGCCTCCTGCAAAGGAAAAGAATACAGTAAATGATAGCAGGGGAGCCGCTGTTGAAGTGCGAAGTAGAGGCAAGAATCCTTCAACAAAAGGAAAACATCAGGAAGATGAAAAGGATGTTGTAGACCAGAAAAAGAAAACCCGAGGAGGTAAGAAATTGCCTGCAAAAAGAAAGTCGCTGGAAAGTGATGACGAGCATGATGATGATGGTGTTGATAGGGATGATGACAAGGAGGATCAAGAGATCATAAAGGAAGAAAAAAGCAAGGCAAAGAAGGAAACAGGCAAAACGGGCAAGCAGCCAAAGAAGAGATCAAGATAG